The DNA segment AAAACTTCGACGATCGTCATTGCGGAAATCCTGAGAGCCCCGGATCCAGTTGCACGCCAAAGCTGTTGAGCGCCATGGAAACCAGGTTGTACTGTCCGACGGTAAAAACCAGGTCCATCATCTGCTTCGTGTTGTAGGTCTTCGATAGCCCGTCCCAAGTCTCGTCGCTCAGGCAAGCCTCATCGCGCAACTCGTCGGCGGCGGTGAGCAGCAATCGATCGTGCTCCGAAAGTCCGGCGGCAGCTGGCCCCTCGGCAATGCGCCGCACGTCCTCGTCCGACAGGCCGACGCCTTTGCCGATCACGACATGCTGGGCCCATTCGTATTCCGCCTGGCACAGCCAGCCGATGCGCAAGATGAGAATTTCTCGATCGCGCGGCGGCAGCGAGTTGTCGCGCAGGATGTGCGTCGCGAACGTGAGCCAATCCTGCGCCAGATCGGGATGATTGGCCATCGTCGTAAAGACGTTGTACAAGCGGCCGGTGCGCTCGAAGGGCGCCAGCAGCTGCTGTTGCTCGGGCGACCAGTTGTCCTTCTTCACCGGTTCGATGCGCGGCCGCGTCGGGCGCGTGTGGCGGCGTCCGTCTTTCGCTGAGCCTGCGGAGCCCTCCTTTGCGTCGTGCGTCACCTGTTGTTCTCCACTTGCTGGCTGTCCTGTCGGAAATACGCACAAACCGGCGACCGTCGCGGCGACGACCGTCACGATCGCAACGAACGTCCTATGATGCGCTGTCGAACGTCGCACGGCGATGGCCTCCTGATGGAATTCGTGGCTCGCTCTCAACCAATGCGGGCACTTTGCCCGCCGTCGACCGGCAGGATCGCGCCGGTGATGAATTGCGCTTCGTCCGAAGCAAGAAATAGTGCCGCGTGCGCGACGTCCCAGGCGGTGCCCATCTTGCCGCGCAGCGGCACCATGCCGTCGCGCAGTTGGATCAATTGCTCTTTGGGGATGCCGCGCTCGCGCACGATTCCTTCGATCGCCATGGGCGTATTGATGAACCCCGGCATGATGGCGTTTACACGAATGCCATAGCCGGCGTTGGCGATCGCCATCGCTTGGGTCAAGGCGTTCAGCCCGGCCTTCGAAACCTTGTACGCGGTCAACTCGACCGCCGCCGCCACGGCCGCCAGCGATGAGATGTTGATGATTGCGCCCGACTGCTGTTCGCGCATGACGGGCAAGACGTGCTTGCAGGCCAGGAAAGCACTTTTCAGATTCGTGCCGATGATGCGATCCCAGGCGTCTTCGTTCAATTGCGACAATTCGCGATCGCCGCTGCCGATGCCGATATTGTTGTGCAAGATGTCGATCCGGCCGTACGATTCGCGGCATTCGCGGACCACGGCGCGGCAGGCGTCCTCGCTCGTGGCGTCGGCTTCGTAGACGCGGCCCACTCCGCCGTCGCGTTCGATCATGGCCAAAGTTTCGCGCACCGAGGGACCGTCGCGATCCACCAACAGCACGCGCGCGCCGTGCCGGGCAAAAACTAGCGCCGTCGCGCGGCCGTTGCCGATCGTATCGCCCGGCGTCTGCCCGGCCCCGACGACAATGGCGACTTTGTCCGCAAGTCTCATCTTGGCTCACCGCTCGAAACAGCCATGCGTCGAACGCGTGGATTTGTGGTTTCGTCCCCGAGGAGCGCAATTATGCTCGCACACGCCCGGTTGTCTGTCCAACGCGAGAACGGCAAAGTTGAGATTCTGCGCGCGTATCTACTGTAGCCGGCCTCGGCGAGGCCGGGATTTCACGTGCCGCTTCCGGAGTCGCAGACCCCGGCTACAGACTTTGCAGTTCTCCTGTTGCCGGGCCGCGAATGCTCGAAATCTGCCGGACACCCCGCTATGATCGATGGCCGACGTTGTACGCCCCCGATCGACCGCTTTATTGATTACCGAGGTCTGGAAATGCGCAAGCTCCTGCTGCTCTCCATCGGTTTGTTCTCCATGCCTGCTCCGCTGTGGGCCGATGCACCTGCTCAGCAACCGGCCAGGCTCGAAACGCAGGTTCCCGTCACCCTGAATTACTTGCTGTACCTGCCCAAGGACTACGACAAGAAAGATGCCTGGCCGCTGGTCCTCTTCCTGCACGGGGCGGGCGAACGGGGCGACGATCTGAACCTGGTCAAAAAGCACGGTCCGCCGAAGTTGATCGAGGAGGGCAAAGATTTGCCGTTCATCGTCGTCAGTCCCCAGTGTCCCAAGGACAATTCCTGGACCTGGCAATTGCGCGAACTGACGGCGCTCGTCGACGACCTGACCGCGCGCTACAAAGTCGACAAGGACCGCATCTACCTCACCGGCCTGAGCATGGGTGGTTTCGGCACCTGGGCCTTGGCCGCTTACCAGCCCGATCGGTTCGCGGCGATCATTCCCATTTGCGGCGGTGGCGAGATGCTCATGACCCGGCGCCTGACGCAGGTGCCCATCTGGGCCTTTCACGGGGCGAAGGATCCCGTCGTGCCGCTGCGCCGCAGCGAGGAACTGGTTCAGGCGCTGGAACGGGCCAAGGGGAACGTGAAGCTGACGGTTTACCCCGACGCCCTGCACGATTCCTGGACGGCAACCTACGACAACCCGGAAGTGTGGGAGTGGCTGCTCGCACAGAAGCGAGCACCGGCGAAAGCCGCTCCCTGACGAACGCTTTGGCCCGAACGATCTGCAAATCGCCCGCAGCGCAAAAAAAAAGAGCCGCACGGAGGGCAAAGGATAAAACCCCGGCGGCGTGTGGCGGCGGCATGTTAGACGCAGTCGCGGCCAGCAGACAAAGATGCGCGATGGTTCGCCAAAGTCAAATCGAATTGCGAACGCCGCAAGGGGGCGATCCGATCGGCAGTAGGTGATTCGTGTGTGCAAGCTGTCACCCGCGCGCCGCGCATTCCCTCTCCCTCTCCCTTAGGGAGAGGGCCGGGGTGAGGGGATCGGCAATCGGCTTCCCTCACCCTAACCCTCTCCCGAAGGGAGAGGGGACGTTTTTGTTTGTCAAAGCATCACACGCTAATCACCCACTACCCTCCGCCCACGACAGCTTAGGCCCTCACTGGCGAAAAACCTTCGGGCAGTCGTCGGCAACGGAAGCGCGCGACGTTACCTCTTCGCGCAGGCGCACCCCAGCGGGAAATTCCGCGCCGGCGCTCTTGCCATTATATGACTCAATGCGTATATTACCCGTGGAGCATATGAAGCATGCAGACCGCTTTCGACATCATTGCCGAGCCGAACCGCCGCGCGATCCTGGGCCTCTTGGTCTCGTCCGAGCAGTCGGTCGGGGAGATCGAGCGCCGGCTGCGGATGCCGCAAACCAGCGTCTCCAAGCATCTGCGCGTGCTGCGCGAGGCCGGTTTCGTGGAATCGACGGTCGATGCGCAGCGCCGGCTGTACCGGCTCAAGCCCGAGCCGCTTCAGGAAATCGACGCCTGGCTGGCGCCGTTCCGGCGGTTCTGGTCCGCGCACGTCGACGCGCTGGAGCGTCACCTTGACCGCATGGATTCCCCCCAGCCCAAGAAGCGGAAGCCCAGAAAGCGATAACGCGAGAGATAACGGAGAACATCGATGTCCGACCGCGAGAAATATACGCCCGGCCCCGCCGAGGGTGCCCGCATCCAAAAGGACGGCGCGCGTTGGACGCTCGTTCTCGTCCGCGAGCTGCGCCACGCGCCCGAAAAAGTGTGGCAGGCGCTGACCGAGCCGGCGCATCTGCGCGAGTGGGCACCCTTTGATGCTGACGCGAGCCTGGCCACAACGGGAACGACCGTGAAGCTCACCACGGTCGGAGCACCCACGCCGATGGTCTCGGAAACCAAGGTGATCGAAGCCGTCCCGCCGAAGGTGCTCGTCTACAACTGGGGCGGGCAGGACATCCGCTGGGAGCTCGAACCCACGGGCGCCGGCACGCGCCTGACGCTGTGGCACGCGATCGATCGCCGCTTCATTTCGATGGGCGCTGCCGGATGGCACATTTGTTTCGACGTTTTGGATCATCTCCTCGGCGGCGCACCGATCGGCCGCATCGTGGCCGGCGACGCTCTGAAGTTCGAAGGCTGGCATCGTTTGAACAAAGAATACGCGCAGCAGTTCGGGGTCGAAGCCCCCGCCTGGCCACCCCAGGCCCCTAAGGATTAAGAATGCGAACCATGGAATCGCCCCACGAAAGCCCTGCCCTTGCCGCCGCAACGACCGCGCCCAGAGCTTTGCGACTGGTGTATTGGATCAGCACCGCGCTTTTCTGCTTGCAGATGGGCTTCACTGCGTACGCGCAATTGAGCTTGCCGCAGGTGGCCGAGGCCTTCGCGCACCTTGGCTTTCCGGCCTATTTCCGAGTGGAGCTCGCCTGTGCCAAGATCCTGGGCGTGGCGATGCTACTCGCGCCCGTCGCGGCGCGCGTGCGGGAATGGGCGTACGCCGGCTTCGCCATTAACCTCGTCTCGGCGCTCCTCGCCCATCTGGCGGTGGGCGATGGCCCGGACGCGTGGGGTTGGGCCGTCGCCACCGGCGCGCTGTGGGCGCTCTCGTATTCAGGCTGGCGGCTGTCGAGCAACGCCAGGCAAGGGCGCTTTTTTCCGTCGAAGTTGGCGCCCGGCCTCTGAGGCGCGGCGGAACCTTCGCAGGCGCGTCCCGCATCGCGGGCGACAAATGTCGCGCCCGTCCGGCTTAGTTATCGCCGACCGCCGGGATCGACATGAAATGCCCCCGGCTCACGTAGCACGCGTCGCCGCAGGGTCGGCAAGACGTAATCATCGTGCGCACCTTAACGTAATAGCCGCGACCGGTGCCGATACGGATCTCGACCTCTTCCAGCGGCAACGCTTCGGAGTGCATCAGCCCAATGCCATGCGGCGAAAGATCACGGCTGAAGGCCGACAAGCGCTTGGTTTCGTCCAGCGTGATCAAAACCGGACGAAAGAAGGGATAGCGGATACCGACCGGATTTTCACGCGCGTCTTCATCTCGCGCTTCGATCAAAATCGGTCGCAACGCGCTTCGCAAGGCTCGTTTTTCTTCCAACTCGATCGCCATGTTTCCAGCCCTTTAACACTCTTCGGGAACCGCCAAGGATATATAGCTTCTCGGTAGAAAACGCCGGGCGCGGACGGCTAAAAAGTCGGCGTCCCAACCTCTATCCGGGGGAGAGAAAGCACCCTTATCCCCGGCACAAATGATCGGCTCGCTACGCACAGGCTGGCTATCCCTGGCAGAAACAAAAGTGCAGGGCATTACTGGCAAATCCACCGCCTAGGCGGTCCAATGGTGGCAGGCGTTAAACTTCAAGTAACGACGCCCGCGCAGCACGTCCCGCATCGCAGAAGAACGATCATGTCCGCACCTACGCCCATGTCGCAGAACAGTGCGATCCAAGCATTCAACGAGCACGAAGCGCGAGCCGACGGTGCGCGGATCGTTGCCAGCCTGGCCGCGGGCTTCGAAATGCTGACGAGTCTCATGCTCGATCGCGTGGCCGTCGAGCCCGGCACGCGATTCGGCGTCGACTCGATGATCATGCCCACCTCCTTTGTGCAGGGGCACGCCATCGCATCGCTCGAAAGCGAGTTGTATCAAGTAGCTGTGTCGGCCGAAGTAGCACGGGCGCGCGGATACCTGCGAACCGACGACGACTGGTACGTGCGGTGGCTCATCAACACGCGCTTGCCCGACCGGCTGAGCGAGCCGGCCGTCGTGGGACGGTTCGCCTTGTACAAGGCACAATCTCCGGACAAGCGCCGGTTATCGTTCGAGACGGCGCTCGAGCGTGCCTTGCCTCAGACGGCTCATGCACCGCTGGTGCTGTTTCGCTTGTACCCGCTGGCCGTCGAAATCGTCACGGCGACGGCCTTCGCCGCGCCGGCCGATGCCATCGACGCGCGGAAACGGCAGCGGCAGATTCTGCCCAGCCTGGCCGATTGCACGGCCTGCCGCGGCGCACTGTTGGAAAATGGCGAGGAATGCCCGCAGTGCGGCAACCCCATCTGGAAATTCGACTGGCTGACGGCGGAGTGAGCCGGCGCCGTGGGGGGCCGGACAGGAATTCGCCGTTTGCTGAGCGGTGCCGGTTCCTCGGCCGCGGCAGCCGTCCTCAGCAGGAGTAGCGCAAGCACGGTGGCCGTGGCAGCAATCGCTTGCTTCGCACTCGCCCGGCTCTCGGCCGACTATTTCGCCAATCGCGATCCCGCGCTCGAGGCGATTCTGGCAATCGTCCGCGCAGGCGATACCGCAGCTGGTCGTTAGTCATTGAGTGTTTTCCCCCCGGCGCGATCGATGCCTTACGATTCAGGGCAGCCGCGCGTTGCTTTCATCTGGTCCCGCCCGTAACCTGAGGGCCAGTGGGGAACTTCTTATGTCACGGCGGTCTGAGCTTCACCCTGAGGAGCCTTCTTATGCCGCGAGTTCTGCTTTCCGCGCGACTATTGACGCTCTCGGCGATCGGCTTGCTCCTGCTCGCCTGTCGTGCGCCCTCGGCACACGCCCAGGTGACTCTGGGCGTCATGGGGGACAGCCTCAGCGATGAGTACGCGAACAACGGCCGCCCTTATGCCCAGAACTGGGTCGAGCAATTGGCGACTTTTGACAACGTCAATCTGGGCGCCAACGTCTCGAATCTCCCCCCGCGCTTCGTGGGCTACAACCAGAATTGGGCATTGGCAGGTGCCACAAGTGCCAGCGTCCTCTCGGGCGGGCAAGCGACCGGCCTGGCGGCGCAAATCCCCAACGCCGGCGGATACGGCATCGACTACGCCGTGTTCATGATCGGGGCCAACGACTTCTCGCCGAATAGCGCAGCCTATGCAAATATCTACAACGGTGCCTGGACGACGACGCAAATCAACAATTACGTCAGCTCAGTCGTCGGCAATATCAGCACGGCACTGAATGACATTCTGCCCACCGGTGTAAAGACCGTCGTGGCCACCGTGCCCGACTACGGCATTACGCCGGCCGTGCAGGCGGCATTTCCCGATGCCAGCAAGCGACAGCTCGTCGCCAACGTCATCGCGCAAGTGAACGCCGGCATCAAGGCCACGGCCCAGGCCGATCACATCGTGGTTGCCGATCTTTCGGCGATGATCGGCGCCACGTTCGGCACCGAGGGGAACTTCCGCACCACGGTCTCGATTGGCAACGTGCCGATCAACCTGACGCAATCGACCAGCAGTACGTCATCGCAGGCCGGTTTCTGCGCCGATGGCATTCACCCTTACACGACGCTCCAAGGAACGCTGGCCGATCTGCTCGTGCAGGCGCTCGATACGGGCTACAACGCCGGCATCCCCCTCTTTAGCGAAGCGCAAATCCTATCGCATGCCGGGCTCACGTACGGCGGCTCGGACACGCTCGCCGCGCAGATTGGCCCTTACTCGAATTATGTAATCAGCTACGCGGGCTCACCGCCGATCGCCGGCGACACGAACCACGACAACATCGTTAACAGTCAGGATATTGCTCTCGTTTCGAGCAATTGGCTGCACATCGGCAGCAATCTCGCGGGCGACGTGAACGGCGACGGCATCGTGAATATCCAGGATATCGCCCTGATGTCGTCGAACTGGCTGCATACCGGCCCATCGGCAGGCAATGCGGCGGCTGTGCCCGAGCCGGCGACGCTGGGCCTGGCCCTGCTGACGGCCGGTTTGTTAACGATGGCGCGCCGCCGCAAAAACTGACGAGACGCGAGAACCGTTGACCGTCTACGCCAGAAGTTCCGGAATCACCCGCGCCGGTTCGACCGTGGTCAGCCGCTGGTCGAGCCCCTGGAAATGATACGTGAACCGCTCGTGGTCGAAGCCCAGCAGCTTCAGCACCGTGGCGTGGAAATCGCGCACGTGGACGGGGTCGCGGACGATGTTGTACGAGAACTCGCACGTCTCGCCGTAGATCGCGCCCCCCTTCGCGCCGCCGCCGGCCATCCACATCGTGAAGCAACGCGGATGGTGGTCGCGCCCGTAGTTGTCCTTGCTCAGGCCGCCTTGCGAGTAGATCGTGCGGCCGAACTCGCCACCCCAGATGATTAGCGTGTCTTCGAACAGTCCGCGGGCTTTCAGATCCTGGATCAGCCCATAGCAGGGGCGATCGATATCGCGGCACTGATCGGGCAGCCGGCCGGCGACGTTGCCGTGCGTGTCCCAATTGTTGAGATAAATCTGCACGAAGCGCGTGCCGCGCTCGATCATTCGCCGCGCGAGTAGGACCGAGTGGCCGAAGCTGCCCGGCTTGCGCGCCGTCTCGCCGTAGAGCTGATACGTCGACTCGGGCTCGTCGGCCACGTTGGTCAGCTCAGGCACACTCGACTGCATGCGGAACGCCAGCTCGTACTGCTGGATGCGCGTGTGCGTCTCGGGATCGCCCACCTGCTGGTAGTTCAGCTCGTTCAAGGCCCGCAAACCATCCAGCGTATCCCGGCGCACCGCCGACGGAACGCCCTGCGGGTTGTTGATGTACAAAATCGGGTCGCCGCCGGCGCGGAAGGAAACGCCCGCATGCTCGCCCGGCAGATACCCGGCCGACCAGAGGCGCGCCGAAATGGCCTGCACCTGCTCGGTATTGGTGGGCTTGGCGA comes from the Pirellulales bacterium genome and includes:
- a CDS encoding SDR family NAD(P)-dependent oxidoreductase; amino-acid sequence: MRLADKVAIVVGAGQTPGDTIGNGRATALVFARHGARVLLVDRDGPSVRETLAMIERDGGVGRVYEADATSEDACRAVVRECRESYGRIDILHNNIGIGSGDRELSQLNEDAWDRIIGTNLKSAFLACKHVLPVMREQQSGAIINISSLAAVAAAVELTAYKVSKAGLNALTQAMAIANAGYGIRVNAIMPGFINTPMAIEGIVRERGIPKEQLIQLRDGMVPLRGKMGTAWDVAHAALFLASDEAQFITGAILPVDGGQSARIG
- a CDS encoding carboxymuconolactone decarboxylase family protein gives rise to the protein MRRSTAHHRTFVAIVTVVAATVAGLCVFPTGQPASGEQQVTHDAKEGSAGSAKDGRRHTRPTRPRIEPVKKDNWSPEQQQLLAPFERTGRLYNVFTTMANHPDLAQDWLTFATHILRDNSLPPRDREILILRIGWLCQAEYEWAQHVVIGKGVGLSDEDVRRIAEGPAAAGLSEHDRLLLTAADELRDEACLSDETWDGLSKTYNTKQMMDLVFTVGQYNLVSMALNSFGVQLDPGLSGFPQ
- a CDS encoding DoxX family protein, yielding MRTMESPHESPALAAATTAPRALRLVYWISTALFCLQMGFTAYAQLSLPQVAEAFAHLGFPAYFRVELACAKILGVAMLLAPVAARVREWAYAGFAINLVSALLAHLAVGDGPDAWGWAVATGALWALSYSGWRLSSNARQGRFFPSKLAPGL
- a CDS encoding prolyl oligopeptidase family serine peptidase — protein: MRKLLLLSIGLFSMPAPLWADAPAQQPARLETQVPVTLNYLLYLPKDYDKKDAWPLVLFLHGAGERGDDLNLVKKHGPPKLIEEGKDLPFIVVSPQCPKDNSWTWQLRELTALVDDLTARYKVDKDRIYLTGLSMGGFGTWALAAYQPDRFAAIIPICGGGEMLMTRRLTQVPIWAFHGAKDPVVPLRRSEELVQALERAKGNVKLTVYPDALHDSWTATYDNPEVWEWLLAQKRAPAKAAP
- a CDS encoding SGNH/GDSL hydrolase family protein: MPRVLLSARLLTLSAIGLLLLACRAPSAHAQVTLGVMGDSLSDEYANNGRPYAQNWVEQLATFDNVNLGANVSNLPPRFVGYNQNWALAGATSASVLSGGQATGLAAQIPNAGGYGIDYAVFMIGANDFSPNSAAYANIYNGAWTTTQINNYVSSVVGNISTALNDILPTGVKTVVATVPDYGITPAVQAAFPDASKRQLVANVIAQVNAGIKATAQADHIVVADLSAMIGATFGTEGNFRTTVSIGNVPINLTQSTSSTSSQAGFCADGIHPYTTLQGTLADLLVQALDTGYNAGIPLFSEAQILSHAGLTYGGSDTLAAQIGPYSNYVISYAGSPPIAGDTNHDNIVNSQDIALVSSNWLHIGSNLAGDVNGDGIVNIQDIALMSSNWLHTGPSAGNAAAVPEPATLGLALLTAGLLTMARRRKN
- a CDS encoding DUF1501 domain-containing protein translates to MHPLFEDWVRSETRRQFFTRGANALGSAALASLLGGGLSRAAAATSAGPGAGHIPIGPHFAPKAKRVIYLHMVGGPAQMDLFDYKPTMQEWFDKDLPDSVRMGQRLTTMTSGQKRFPIAPSKFKFAQYGGSGMWVSELLPNLSQCVDDICFIRSMKTDAINHEPAISYMQTGNQITGRPCLGSWVSYGLGSMNEDLPTFVVLVAKPTNTEQVQAISARLWSAGYLPGEHAGVSFRAGGDPILYINNPQGVPSAVRRDTLDGLRALNELNYQQVGDPETHTRIQQYELAFRMQSSVPELTNVADEPESTYQLYGETARKPGSFGHSVLLARRMIERGTRFVQIYLNNWDTHGNVAGRLPDQCRDIDRPCYGLIQDLKARGLFEDTLIIWGGEFGRTIYSQGGLSKDNYGRDHHPRCFTMWMAGGGAKGGAIYGETCEFSYNIVRDPVHVRDFHATVLKLLGFDHERFTYHFQGLDQRLTTVEPARVIPELLA
- a CDS encoding metalloregulator ArsR/SmtB family transcription factor, coding for MQTAFDIIAEPNRRAILGLLVSSEQSVGEIERRLRMPQTSVSKHLRVLREAGFVESTVDAQRRLYRLKPEPLQEIDAWLAPFRRFWSAHVDALERHLDRMDSPQPKKRKPRKR
- a CDS encoding SRPBCC domain-containing protein produces the protein MSDREKYTPGPAEGARIQKDGARWTLVLVRELRHAPEKVWQALTEPAHLREWAPFDADASLATTGTTVKLTTVGAPTPMVSETKVIEAVPPKVLVYNWGGQDIRWELEPTGAGTRLTLWHAIDRRFISMGAAGWHICFDVLDHLLGGAPIGRIVAGDALKFEGWHRLNKEYAQQFGVEAPAWPPQAPKD